In the genome of Gammaproteobacteria bacterium, the window CCGGCGACTACTTCACCGGCGAGGAAATCCTGGACATCATTGTGCGCGCCACGCCCTGGCGCACCCCCGACGAGATCGCGGACATCCCGCTGGCGACGCCCGGCGGCGGCATCGTGCCGCTTAAGGAACTGGCGCAGGTCGTGCGCACTGCCGGGGCGGAGGAGATCCGCCGCAGCAACCAGAGGCGCACGGTCACCCTGCGCGTCAATCCGCCGCCGGGCGTGTCTCTGGACACAGTGCTGGAGGTATTGCGTACCCGCGTCGAGCCGGATTTATGGCCGTTGTTGCCGGGCGATGCGGAGATCCAATACCAGGGCACGGCCGAGAAGCTGCAGGTCGCCGTGCGGGAACTCGGCGGCAGTTTCATCCTGGCGGTCGTCGTGCTTTATCTCCTGATGACCGCGCTGTTCCGTTCTTACGGATACAGCCTCCTGGTGCTGGTCACCCTGCCGCTGGCGACGGTGGGAGGCGTGGCCGCCCTGCGCTTCGCCAACCTGTTTGTCTTCCAACCGCTGGACCTGTTGACGATGATCGGCTTTATCATGTTGCTGGGACTGGTAGTGAACAACGCTATTTTGCTGGTCTATCGGGCGCGTGAGGCCGAGCGCGCCGGGGCGCCCCGCAGAGAGGCGGTGGTTTCGGCGGTACGCACCCGCCTGCGCCCGATCATGATGAGTACCCTGACCAGCATTTTCGGCATGTTGCCGCTGGCGTTGCTGCCGGGCGCCGGTTCGGAGATCTACCGGGGGCTCGCCGCGGTAATCATCGGCGGGCTGTCGGTGAACGTGATCTTCCTGTTGCTGCTGGTGCCCAGCCTGCTGTTGCTGGACCGGCGCGACTTTCGGATGCGGCGGGCGGGCGTCTAGGGTGTCGGTCGTGCCTCGGGCGCTGGCGTGCGGGGGCGGGACGGCTGCCGTGCTGTCGCTGCTATTTGTCGCGGCGGCGCAGGCGACTTCCTACGAGGCGAAGACCGGCGACGGGCTGGTCGGCAGGCCGTACACGGTCGTCGCCCGCAAGGAAGACACCTTGCCGGACATTGCCCGCAGCCACGGTCTGGGCTTCGACGAGATCCAGCTGGCCAATGCCGATGTGGACGCCTGGCTGCCGGGCGAGGGCAGGAGGATCTTCCTGCCCTTGCACCATATTTTACCGGCCGCCGAGCGGCGCGGGATCGTGCTGAATATCCCGGAAATGCGGCTTTATTATTATCCTGCCGCGTTGCGCCGGGGGGGCCGGCTGCGAGTGATCACGTACCCGGTCGGGGTGGGGCGCGAGGGCTGGACGATCCCGTATGCCCGCACGCGGATCAACCTCAAGGCGGAGAACCCGAGCTGGACTCCCCCGGAGTCCATTCGCGCCGAACATGCCCTGCTCGGCGATCCCCTGCCGCGGGTAGTGCCCCCCGGCCCGGACAACCCCCTGGGCGCCCACGCCCTGCGCCTGGCGTTGCCCGGCTACCTGATTCACGGCACCAACAAGCCTCTGGGGATCGGGATGCGCGTGAGCCATGGCTGTATCCGCATGTATCCGGAGGATATAGACGAAATGTTCCCGCTGACCCCGGTGGGCACCCCCGTCAACATCGTCAACCAGCCGGTAAAGGCGGGGCTGCAAGGGCGGCTGCTTTACCTGGAGGTGCATCCGCCGCTGGTTGAGGATCGGCTAAGCGCTCATGCCCTGAACCAGGAGGCTGTCCGCCAGATACTCGCTTTGTTGCAGGGACGCGACTCCCGGATAGACTGGCAGCTGATCGAGAAGGTCGTGCGCGCTTCCAGCGGCATACCGGTTGCCGTGGGCGCGATCCGAAGTGCCGAAGAGTCCGCCGACGCCGCCGGCACGTAGCGAGCCCCGCGGCATTCGCAGAATATCCGCCGCACACCCCCACATGCGCCCCGCGCCCTTTGCGGGCCTGCGGGCAGTTGCCTGCTCCCCGTCTCCCCCGGGAACTCTAGAAAGCCAAGACCGGAGGCGCATAAAGTCGCGTCCCCGGAGCGAAGAGCTCGCTCCGGGGACATGACGGTTTGCCTACTTGCGGGTGACCCGCTCCAGCGCCCGGTCAATCTTGTCGCGGTTTTCGTTGCAGCAATTGAGTGCCGACTCCGCGGTGGACTGGGCCTTGGTTGCCGAGTAAGAGGCTTCGGAGGCGACGGAAAGGGCGTTGTTTGCCTTTTCGGCCGCGTCGCGTGCCTCGCTGAGGGCCTGTCGCGCCATGTTTTCGATTTCCGCCGTTTTTTCCAGCCCTACAGGGGCGCAGGCGCCGACCGAGAGCGCGGACAAAGCCAATATGGACGTCCTGACGAATTTGCTGTGCATGATATTCCTCCCTTTCGTGGTGTTGTTGCAAATGCCCAGTAGCGGCGGATCATGCCTAATCTTGCGGCGCGATTCAATGGGTACGAGCTTCGCAATCCAGTTTTCCGGGACAGCGAAGCCGCGCCGCCCGAATCCGCATTGCCGCAAAAGACGGCTTCCCGCTCGCGCGAGAGCAAC includes:
- a CDS encoding L,D-transpeptidase family protein — its product is MSVVPRALACGGGTAAVLSLLFVAAAQATSYEAKTGDGLVGRPYTVVARKEDTLPDIARSHGLGFDEIQLANADVDAWLPGEGRRIFLPLHHILPAAERRGIVLNIPEMRLYYYPAALRRGGRLRVITYPVGVGREGWTIPYARTRINLKAENPSWTPPESIRAEHALLGDPLPRVVPPGPDNPLGAHALRLALPGYLIHGTNKPLGIGMRVSHGCIRMYPEDIDEMFPLTPVGTPVNIVNQPVKAGLQGRLLYLEVHPPLVEDRLSAHALNQEAVRQILALLQGRDSRIDWQLIEKVVRASSGIPVAVGAIRSAEESADAAGT
- a CDS encoding alanine-zipper protein, whose translation is MHSKFVRTSILALSALSVGACAPVGLEKTAEIENMARQALSEARDAAEKANNALSVASEASYSATKAQSTAESALNCCNENRDKIDRALERVTRK